GGAGcgctgcggtttgcaccatcttgtgtagaaaacgtcagagattcaaatttcatgaactcctcaaaaaggtcctatcggtcgataggaccttcttgaaaagcaccattcatATGTATTACTTAGGAAcaaatttattgttttaattttcaattctgtttCAAATTCATATTTATACGAGTaacatatttttgcatttttattttcctcAATAATATAAGTTTGCAATTTGCATCTACtctttggttgaaaaaaattgaaaatcaactttttttctgacCCGATTCAAAACTAtaaaactaatttaaaaaatgtcaaaactgaAATCAAAGCTTGATAGCATTATAAGTTTGAAGTTTCaatgttcttttttcaaattcgttttcaattttacctgatcaaaaatgtaggtaatcagttgaaaaaaaaaaaaaaaaaaagtagtaaggCACAATTTTAGGCAAGAATTTATGCTGctatttgatggaaaaaatggaattatcattacctaatgatttttttgtttacctgATTGAAGTGATTTGAAATGCACTTGATACATAATCATACAAGGACGTGTTCCATATTTTCGCATAAGTAGCTCCATCAATGACATAAACATTGTTATCAGCTACGTAGGCCATATCATGAAGTCCATCTAGGTTCATATCCACAAGAACAGGAGGAGCCAAAATTCCAGTTTTGTAATGGAATAAATTCTTgatctaagaaaaaaaatactatcgaTTATTATCTAAACTGCTAAAAGAAATGGTTTTCTTTTCGCTACAATAATGATGCCATCTCTTACCCTTGAAATATCTCCTTTCAAAAGATCGTAAATGGGGATCATGTAAATGCCTCCGGAATGGTATGGATCTCCAGTAATGAAAAGAACAGTTTCACCTCCATCGACATCGGTTAAAATTTGAGGAGCGTGTAAAATAGGTTCGTTCGGAGTGACGGTGATTTTTTGCAATGCTTTCCCATCTCGTCCACTGACAATAATGAAATGGCTCTGTAGAACTGTAAATTCGCGAATTAGCCCCTTTGTACCTGACCTACGTACTCTGTCGCAGAATCATTGgtgtgagaaaaaatttctttgtgaaaaaaatcttaccatCGTTTCCTGAGGTATGAGTGGCTAACAAATCCATATAATTATCCGAATCTAAATCGTGAACGATGAGCACATTGTATAAATCGATGTAGTATTCCTTCGGGGGAGTTTCCAGTTCCCAAATGACCGCTCCATCTACTCCACTTATTGCTACTAGAAGCTTAAATTGAACAAATAGGATATATTGTAaccttaaatattttttttttttagttttttaatgatttaataATAAGAACTAATTTACCCCTCCTTTTCCAGTGACAATGCAATCAGATACGAAATCACCGGTGATTTCAAAATCGCACTGAACGGATAAGACTAATCGACGTAGCCAACGATGCCAAATGATATCTCCTGTTTTTCCATCGAGTGCAACGACTCCACCGGAGCACTGCTGTTCTGGGCTTTCGAAGAATTCGCGACATAATCCGTTTCCATTATGAATATCGTCCAATTCTGGGAGCAAACAGCACAATGATGAGCGTTAACAGCGATGACGATACAAGTAGGTAAGGTGTCTTAATGCCTACCTGTCCCAATTCCTATAATTATATCTTCGACGTTATCTTTATTTACGTCCATTAATTTGATTTGCGAATGAGATGTTAGTTTTGGTATCTGCTGAGTCCATATTTTATTCAGTTTAATGTTTAGGCAAGGTTCGGTGATGATTTCTGATACGCTATCCGATGTCCATATGTcgaatttattcattaaaagGGGTAATTTATCTACTAAGAAAATATACAGCAGCATTAAAACTGAAACAAAGGTCCATCGATACTTTGATTaatatttttggaagatttgattttaaaatgactaaaatatGAACCCTGTGTAGGTGTGCCTATTATTCTCTGGTTTATGAGTAGTAATGAACTAAAAAGAAGGAAACTTTACATAATTAATGAGGCAATAGCTCTTAAacctattattttttctctcgtcCCCTGCCTCTCCTCGCTGAGGTAATCCAGGTAGGTAATGAATAACTTCATCTATGTCACGTATCAtctcccccccccaatcacTGATTCATATCTCACAATAAATAAACTacaaagtctcaaaaaaaatcttcaaatttttatttccatcatccgaaaatttcatcctcttctTCATTGCCATAAACAAAAGctaattaaaaatacttacatgcGATTGATATGATAGTTGCTATTCCAAAATAAACTGGTAACAAGCAATTGTAAATATTGCACGGTTGTCTACTACAAACTTCCGGATTGGGATTATTTTGTTTCTGTTTAGATTTCCTTCTCGGAGGCATAAGAGGTCGTTCGTCTCCTTTCTGCTTATCCATCTTGAGTATACTCTTTTTGCCATCTCGAACGAATACCTCGTCGTCCACATCGTCGCTCAGGTCGTCTTCGTCGAAATTCTCCTTCACAGCTATTCTCGTATTCATAACGATGGTCTCActtcgaataataataataacgataAAACATTGGCATATTCGTTTACATTTACAAACTCGAACAAAATCAATATTGCGTTTGAAAAATGCGGGAACGCAGTGTAACCAGACCGCGGAAACGGAAACTTTACCCTACTTTTCCTGATACTCGAAAATACCCACCTTTTTGCCAACGGccgatgaaattttccatcattttattGCGTTCTTTTTTTACTCGCTGGAACTTATGGTT
This region of Planococcus citri chromosome 5, ihPlaCitr1.1, whole genome shotgun sequence genomic DNA includes:
- the LOC135849380 gene encoding uncharacterized protein LOC135849380, which produces MNTRIAVKENFDEDDLSDDVDDEVFVRDGKKSILKMDKQKGDERPLMPPRRKSKQKQNNPNPEVCSRQPCNIYNCLLPVYFGIATIISIAFLMLLYIFLVDKLPLLMNKFDIWTSDSVSEIITEPCLNIKLNKIWTQQIPKLTSHSQIKLMDVNKDNVEDIIIGIGTELDDIHNGNGLCREFFESPEQQCSGGVVALDGKTGDIIWHRWLRRLVLSVQCDFEITGDFVSDCIVTGKGGLLVAISGVDGAVIWELETPPKEYYIDLYNVLIVHDLDSDNYMDLLATHTSGNDVLQSHFIIVSGRDGKALQKITVTPNEPILHAPQILTDVDGGETVLFITGDPYHSGGIYMIPIYDLLKGDISRIKNLFHYKTGILAPPVLVDMNLDGLHDMAYVADNNVYVIDGATYAKIWNTSLYDYVSSAFQITSISSVTPAYYNNDWIPDLLVSFAVGSDYPEYYFSMSLVLNGKNGSLLLNDPIIRSSVPDTVGAITLSNGGPGHDAFLYWTAACQGRESAKEPFSFMPQENRAFWADLCGLRFNSTLNVELYALSRYMDPPGSLLYTTKSRSVDTIDGPKFNVLDNLMERSQRIPKYYKVMPSRGGKPIQNPVDQMQPMDTDIPDEKPYGPENDNEWRPQKTKYQNYDMNENPADALLDYGLDRDDDPMSGRNEKDYGRYRRSIQRPQSAISTILPKVSSSGIIAKSFDGNNLDIILMYYQVKSDDNVQVVVGKTEECIQNSLALSSIPSSKYHGLPRDQLKEQVFRDCLVYTPAYKYPINNSKNKILSLQMEQLYITRQRITCSCKYVNNDNDKACDSILPYEKQSYPAYLGKHGNSAYKTRVPFD